The region GCCAAGAAGGTCGGCTTCGACCTGTCCGAGGCGATCTTCGCCTCGGAGAACAACACCATCAAGATCGCCGACGTGCCGCCGACCGACGTCGTCGTGCAGCGCGGGCCGACGCTCGACGGCATCGGCAAGTACTACGCCGACACCATCGAGGTGTCCGACTCCGACCCGGTCGACGTCGTCAAGGTCCTCAAGGATGCGCAGGTCGACGTGCTGGTGTCCTACCTGCCCGTGGGCTCCGAGGAAGCCGACAAGTTCTACGCCCAGTGCGCGATCGACGCCGGGGTGGCGTTCGTCAACGCGCTGCCGGTGTTCATCGCCTCGGATCCGGTGTGGGCGAAGAAGTTCGCCGACGCCGGTGTGCCGATCGTCGGCGACGACATCAAGAGCCAGGTCGGCGCGACCATCACCCACCGCGTGATGGCCAAGCTGTTCGAGGACCGCGGCGTCACGCTGGACCGCACCTACCAGCTCAACGTCGGCGGCAACATGGACTTCCTGAACATGCTGGAGCGGTCGCGGCTCGAGTCGAAGAAGGTCTCCAAGACCCAGGCCGTCACCTCCAACCTGTCGGGCTCGCTGGCCGGCAAGATCGAGGACAAGAACGTCCACATCGGCCCGTCCGACCACGTCGCCTGGCTCGACGACCGCAAGTGGGCCTACGTGCGCCTCGAGGGCCGCGCGTTCGGTGACGTCCCGCTGAACCTGGAGTACAAGCTCGAGGTGTGGGACTCCCCCAACTCCGCCGGCGTGATCATCGACGCGGTGCGCGCCGCGAAGATCGCGAAGGACCGCGGCATCGGTGGCCCGATCGAGGCCGCCTCGGCGTATCTCATGAAGAGCCCGCCGAAGCAGCTCGCCGACGACATCGCCCGCGACCAGCTCGAGAAGTTCATCGAGGGCTAGCCTCCCTTCGCCGAAATTGCATTCCGCGCGGGCCTCTCTCGAGATTCTGCACGCGGAATGCAATTTCGGCATGGGTACTGTCGGAACATGGACGACACCGATGACGAGTTGGCCAGCCTGTCGGAGTTCATCTTCCTCAAGGAGAACGCCCGCCAAGCGGGGGTTCCCGACGAGTTGCCGAGCGCAGCCCGCATCGACGCCGGCCCGATCAGCGCGCTGAAGTACGGCGACGAGTCGCCGCGCGTGGTGTTCCTGCACGGCGGCGGCCAGAACGCCCACACCTGGGACACCGTGATCCTCGGCCTGGGAGTGCCAGCGCTCGCCGTCGACCTCCCCGGCCACGGTCGCTCCGCCTGGCGCGACGACGGTGACTACGGCCCGAAGACCAGCGCCGCGGCCGTCGAAGCGGCGATCCGCGATCATGCCCCGGACGCCGAACTGGTGGTCGGGATGTCGCTGGGCGGGCTGACCGCTGTGCGGATCGCGGTGACCGCGCCCGAACTGGTGCCCAAGCTCGTCCTGGTCGACGTGACGCCGTCGGCGCCCGAGCGGCACACCGAGATGACGGACGCGCAGAAGGGCACCGTGGCGCTGGTTCAGGGCGAGCGCACGTTCCCCAGCTTCGACGCGATGCTCGAGGTCACCGTGGCGGCCGCACCGCATCGCGACCGGGAATCGTTGCGCCGCGGCGTTTTTCACAACGCCAAGCGTCTCGATGACGGGACGTGGACGTGGCGCTACGACTCGATCCGCACGGCCGACGGGTTCGAAGGGCTGTGGGACGACGTGCCGCGCTTGACGACGCCGACGACGTTGATCCGGGGCGCGAACTCGTTCTTCGTC is a window of Mycolicibacterium chubuense NBB4 DNA encoding:
- a CDS encoding alpha/beta fold hydrolase, which produces MDDTDDELASLSEFIFLKENARQAGVPDELPSAARIDAGPISALKYGDESPRVVFLHGGGQNAHTWDTVILGLGVPALAVDLPGHGRSAWRDDGDYGPKTSAAAVEAAIRDHAPDAELVVGMSLGGLTAVRIAVTAPELVPKLVLVDVTPSAPERHTEMTDAQKGTVALVQGERTFPSFDAMLEVTVAAAPHRDRESLRRGVFHNAKRLDDGTWTWRYDSIRTADGFEGLWDDVPRLTTPTTLIRGANSFFVNDDDAAEFARTAPGFQQVHIVEDSGHSVQSDQPRALVELLRGVLAG
- a CDS encoding inositol-3-phosphate synthase, translated to MTASNDVRVAIVGVGNCASSLVQGVQYYKDADENASVPGLMHVKLGQYHVRDVKFVAAFDVDAKKVGFDLSEAIFASENNTIKIADVPPTDVVVQRGPTLDGIGKYYADTIEVSDSDPVDVVKVLKDAQVDVLVSYLPVGSEEADKFYAQCAIDAGVAFVNALPVFIASDPVWAKKFADAGVPIVGDDIKSQVGATITHRVMAKLFEDRGVTLDRTYQLNVGGNMDFLNMLERSRLESKKVSKTQAVTSNLSGSLAGKIEDKNVHIGPSDHVAWLDDRKWAYVRLEGRAFGDVPLNLEYKLEVWDSPNSAGVIIDAVRAAKIAKDRGIGGPIEAASAYLMKSPPKQLADDIARDQLEKFIEG